A stretch of DNA from Cryptomeria japonica chromosome 4, Sugi_1.0, whole genome shotgun sequence:
GATTGGTTGTGAGGAATATGCTACGATGTATTGATCCATGATGCTATGATGTATTGATTGGAATATTATCGTAATTTCTTGATCTTTGATATTTCTAATATCAGTTTTTAGTAATTAATACCGTTTGCAGTCAAAGAAATCAGGAatattcccaatagggacattacAAGACCAAGGACCCATTGACAGATATATGTATTTTCATTAAGGCATGTTATGTATAAACCTTTCACAAAGATCAAACTGAGGTATTGAATTAGCTCAAATCATTCACTGCAATTGAATAAAGAAAAACGTAGCTTGTGCCAGGAGATGAAATTACTTTCCAATAGGGGAACAAAGAAATCAATCAACCTCCCATTTTCAGAGATGTGATTCTATTTTCAATAGGAAAATAATTCCATGCCTTCATCTTATGCTCCTACACCAGTTACTCCAAGTCATTGAATTTCAAAACAGAAAACAGCTGCCTACTAGATAACTTTTGGCCCTGATCATAAATTATAAGATAATAATTCCCTATCACAGTTTTTCTCTTGACATCGACTGgaatcataaaaacaaaaaaaaggtaATTCCCTGGATAAACTGACACGGTGCATTGCATACCAAAGTACAAATACATGAACAAATTAATTCAACCCCAAAGACAAGGCCGATCCTACTATTGAGAAATTAATACAGCTGGAACTAACAAGTCAAAGGAGTACCTTGACTGGTGTAACAGAAATACAAAGAGCAGAAATGGATTAAAAATTAGTAAATTGCAACTAAAGGCAGACATGATTTGGTATGGAAGGAGAAACGTGAGCGTATAAAGGCATTTGGGGAGAATGCATTGGAAGTGTTCAGATGTGCGGTGTTTAATAGGAACATGGTGCCTTTCCAAAGACTGACTGAATCAGATGACTGGTGGCTCCCTGAGAACTTCACCCGCAATGCTATCAATATAGGTGAATTTGCAGCTGTGATATACCAAGCTATTGGTGGACAAATGTAACAGGACTGTGGGTTATGGGGTTGTGTTAGTTTGTGATATTACTGGTTATTTGGTAGTCAGACTTGGGTATCTATAGCTACGTCTATGGTAGTGTATGGCAGGCAAGGCTAGTCTTGTCTGATGTATGAAACAGTATGTAATTTTCTTAATTctgcaatatagggagctatccccattaacaatagcacttaccttaaaaaatgaaagaagcaacaaacaaaaaaagaaaaaaaagaaactgaaaaaaaaaaaggcACATGATTTCATTAAAATATCAACTCTATCCTATTAATATAACTATTAGCAATTAGAACCTCTTAAGTTCACTCTAAGTTAATGGGAAGAAAGATCAATTGAATTCTGCAGACCCACATAAATCAGTTCCTTTTCCTCCTAAGACTAAACAAGCACAAAGGAGAACCAGCAGGAAAAACCCAATAATTTGGCTTTGGATTTGTCTCGTTAGAGACTATATGTGGTAAACATTGGAATTCACTAATGCTGTTGTATCCGTTCTCAGGTTTTCGGAGTAAGTGTGCACCGATAATTGACAGCAACTTTTCTTGTATATagtctctgcttctctcctctcaTTGACTGACCAAAATCTTTTTGCTTTAATCATAGTCCAATTTCAATACTTGAGAACAGGACATTTTGTTGGAATATCTTCAAGTATTAAAAACAGAAGAACATACAAATCTCTTACCATGTTTCAAGGATTCAGCAATCATAACCAAGTACATGAAATCTTAAATCAAGACTAAGAAAAAGCTTTGGGAATTTATCTTCTAATCCAATACTCATGAAAGCAATCTTCTGAAAATGAACGCACAATTTAAAAATTCCTACAAACTATTATGGCACGGGGCACATTAAAGATATCCATTTTATTTTGATCACTGGATGCAGGTGGTCTGGCAAGTTCAGCTTTACCACTGAGTTTAACTCTAGagtcaaaaccaaggaatagaaaATTTGAACAATATATATGATAAATTGGAAACAATCCCTTTGGGGACTTTTACCATGGAATTGAAACCAGTCTTCTCCACTCAAACAACCCCCTGAATCCATTCCTTCAAAAACAACCCCGTTGTGGGCTTCTAGCAGAGAGCGCtgacataccaaactaatgtcctTGACAGTGACATAAAAATGTAAAAACGTCTTTGCCTTTAACAAAGGGTCAAACAATTCCCTCGCCCTACAACAATCCCCTCAATGCCTTCATCCCAAGACAATCGCCTCATGGAGATCTCAGAGGCGGTCTGACAGAACAATTCGGTAGCCCAGTGATCTGAAAAAGTAAAAATGTTTTTATCTTTAAGAGATTCAGCACTTACAGAATCAATAATAGCGAGTAAAAGATTCTTGGGTTAAAACTTAAAACCTATTAGATTATTTGAACATCAACGTTTCAGACCACTGAAGTGGTCTATCACCAGGATAtatcttgattctttatttttattAAACAGAAGATAAAGTGCTCCGTAATATATTCCCTTGTCATATAactatacaaaaaaatcaaataaatcttCAATTGCTTACTGAAAATGATACAAATGAATTCAGTGCTGCTTACAAACGGATCGAATTTTTTCTACAAATCCTCATTAGCTCACTGAAAAAGATACAAATGAATTACATGTTTACCTAACAATGCTGCTAAAAATATTCTTCCAATCAAACAgaccaaaaaattttaaaattcatggGATATTAATATTTTCCAGAATCGCAGACTTCGGATTTGACATGGGTGGACCCTTGGACCTTCTTTCCAAATCCTCAAGCTTGAAAGTCACAAGTTTATCCCAATTCCCACCCTCAAAAAGCACTCCAGCCTTTCCATCAGTAACCCTCTGCACAATTCCACTGTACATGTGATAAGGGTTCTTGGGATTCTTTACAATTACAATCATACCTGGCATTAAAAGTGGTAAGGGTGGCGCCTTAGACTTTGACAAATTCATAGTTTCCGATTCAGAGGAACCAAATTGTTTAGCTGGAGGTGGGTTATCCTTAAGAAATTTTTGTAAGCCCTTTTCACCACCAGGGAACCCACCTGTCAAACCTTGTAGTTCCTTCTCGAAGGCACTATCATCAACAGTAGAAGTAGCAGAAACCATACCTGCAGGGCCTTTCTGCTCATTTTGATCTTCACTTGAAAACTTTGAAGGCTGCTCAATTGAATTAGACGGTATTTGTTTCTGGAACTCTGTTATAACTCGTTCTTCACCTCCTGCAAGTCCTCTTCCTCCTAATAGCTCCCACAGGTTGAATTT
This window harbors:
- the LOC131048995 gene encoding NAD(P)H-quinone oxidoreductase subunit S, chloroplastic is translated as MASLIPFKFPTSASYTSTFTLDEKHNFAGHLTDSTTWLPKVRPSRLMTRAEKKFNLWELLGGRGLAGGEERVITEFQKQIPSNSIEQPSKFSSEDQNEQKGPAGMVSATSTVDDSAFEKELQGLTGGFPGGEKGLQKFLKDNPPPAKQFGSSESETMNLSKSKAPPLPLLMPGMIVIVKNPKNPYHMYSGIVQRVTDGKAGVLFEGGNWDKLVTFKLEDLERRSKGPPMSNPKSAILENINIP